A section of the Methanocellales archaeon genome encodes:
- a CDS encoding multiprotein bridging factor aMBF1 has translation MVYCEICGAEIKGQLHIIKIERSNLNACGKCAQYEKHPTYGDPSMSGSQAVLSDIAKKYSFGLGGVSSVRRVEDDQRRLLRGDHVKKIRRNRDTYDQLFGELIPDFYTIIRRARQAHGWTQEEFASMVKEKSSLISKIERGDMVPDDELRKKLEHTLAIKLTEQVLEPKLDTQNPKELTFGEIAVIKHKKR, from the coding sequence TACTGTGAAATATGCGGCGCTGAAATCAAAGGACAGTTACATATAATCAAAATAGAGAGATCCAATCTAAACGCATGTGGAAAATGTGCACAGTATGAAAAGCATCCAACCTATGGGGATCCTTCTATGTCTGGAAGCCAAGCTGTACTTTCGGATATAGCCAAGAAATACTCTTTTGGACTGGGGGGTGTTAGTAGTGTGCGCAGGGTGGAAGACGATCAGCGTAGGTTACTTCGCGGAGACCACGTTAAAAAAATCAGAAGAAATAGGGACACATATGACCAACTTTTTGGAGAGCTAATCCCGGATTTTTATACGATAATCCGCAGAGCACGTCAAGCTCACGGTTGGACTCAAGAAGAGTTTGCTTCTATGGTAAAAGAGAAGTCATCGCTGATAAGTAAAATAGAGCGTGGAGATATGGTGCCAGACGATGAATTGCGAAAGAAATTGGAGCACACTCTGGCCATCAAGCTAACTGAACAGGTCCTGGAGCCTAAGCTGGACACACAGAACCCAAAAGAACTTACGTTTGGAGAGATCGCTGTGATAAAACATAAAAAAAGATAG
- a CDS encoding arginine decarboxylase, pyruvoyl-dependent, with translation MNTPLVPKMMFFTRGVGRHTEKLSSYELALRDAKIEKYNLVTVSSIFPPGCRIVPRSQYLGELEPGQVVFCVMAQNATNEHNRLIVASVGCAIPSDRKAYGYLSEHHSFGETEQIAGDYAEDLAASMLASTLGVEFDPNVSYDEKREIWKISGKIVRTKNITQSAVGGKNGSWTTVVAAAVFLL, from the coding sequence ATGAATACGCCATTGGTTCCTAAGATGATGTTTTTTACGAGAGGTGTTGGGAGGCATACAGAAAAGCTAAGCTCCTATGAGTTGGCCCTAAGAGATGCCAAGATAGAAAAATATAATCTTGTTACTGTTTCAAGCATTTTTCCGCCTGGCTGTAGAATAGTCCCAAGAAGCCAATATTTAGGTGAATTAGAGCCAGGACAAGTCGTATTTTGTGTCATGGCACAGAATGCAACAAATGAGCATAATCGACTAATTGTTGCATCGGTTGGATGTGCAATACCCTCAGATCGAAAGGCATATGGATATTTGAGCGAGCACCATTCTTTTGGTGAGACTGAACAAATAGCAGGAGATTATGCAGAAGATTTGGCTGCATCGATGTTAGCATCCACGCTGGGCGTTGAATTTGACCCAAATGTTAGTTATGATGAGAAGAGGGAAATCTGGAAAATTAGTGGTAAAATAGTCAGAACGAAGAACATAACCCAATCTGCCGTTGGAGGGAAAAACGGCTCTTGGACGACTGTAGTGGCTGCTGCCGTATTTCTGCTTTAA
- the udp gene encoding uridine phosphorylase yields MESRQYHIDCCQGDVARYVLLPGDPARISIISKLWASFREVARHREYSTNTGVYKGVPISAVSTGIGSPSAGIAVEELARIGADTMIRVGSCGAIQPHINCGDLVISTGAVRLEGTSKQYICSEYPAVASYEVVLSLIEAAEILGCTYHVGITASTDSFYCGQGRAGFSGHKSSMTNNLMSDLQRAGVLNLEMETAAIFTLANLFGLRAGSICTVFAVSPDKFELKGEQDAAQVASEAVKILSEWDVRKEKRDKKYWYPSLM; encoded by the coding sequence ATGGAATCAAGACAATACCATATCGATTGTTGTCAAGGAGATGTAGCACGGTATGTTTTGTTACCTGGTGATCCTGCACGCATATCAATCATCTCCAAATTATGGGCCAGCTTTCGAGAGGTGGCGAGACACAGGGAATACAGCACCAACACAGGGGTGTACAAAGGAGTGCCCATTAGCGCCGTCTCCACTGGAATCGGTAGCCCATCTGCTGGAATCGCAGTAGAGGAGCTGGCAAGAATTGGCGCTGACACGATGATAAGGGTTGGAAGTTGCGGTGCGATTCAGCCACATATCAATTGTGGCGATCTTGTGATATCCACTGGGGCAGTACGCCTCGAGGGAACAAGCAAACAATACATATGCTCGGAATATCCAGCTGTTGCGAGCTATGAGGTCGTGTTGTCACTGATAGAGGCAGCAGAAATCTTAGGATGTACATACCATGTGGGAATTACCGCATCGACGGACTCTTTCTATTGCGGACAAGGGAGAGCTGGGTTCAGTGGACATAAATCGAGCATGACAAATAATTTGATGTCAGATCTTCAGAGAGCAGGTGTGCTTAACTTAGAAATGGAGACAGCAGCCATCTTCACGTTAGCAAACCTCTTCGGGCTCAGGGCCGGATCCATTTGCACGGTGTTCGCAGTTAGCCCAGACAAGTTTGAGTTAAAGGGAGAGCAAGATGCAGCCCAAGTTGCTAGTGAGGCGGTTAAGATACTCAGTGAATGGGATGTAAGGAAAGAGAAACGCGATAAGAAATATTGGTATCCTTCTTTAATGTGA
- a CDS encoding S-methyl-5'-thioinosine phosphorylase, whose protein sequence is MRIAIIGGSGVYDIALLESREEIIKTEYGAANITKGQYGDREIVFLARHGKGHGIPPHKINHRANIAALKALGVERIIGTTAVGGINSSMKPGDFILLDQFLDFTKQTLTFHDEEVAHIEMTNPYCPGLRKIILQASKALEMSLHEKGTYVCVEGPRFETSAEIQMFALLGGDVVGMTVAKECILAREVGICYAAIALVANPAAGISYEEPGIRQIISFMESKQERLSKLLRKTLSILPEERSCECGDKPDRASIC, encoded by the coding sequence ATGAGAATTGCCATAATAGGTGGAAGCGGTGTTTATGACATTGCATTGCTTGAGTCAAGAGAAGAAATCATCAAGACGGAATATGGTGCTGCCAATATAACTAAGGGGCAGTATGGGGATAGGGAGATCGTCTTTCTTGCAAGGCATGGTAAAGGTCATGGGATACCCCCCCATAAGATCAATCACCGAGCTAATATTGCTGCACTGAAAGCCCTGGGAGTCGAAAGGATTATTGGAACGACTGCTGTGGGGGGCATAAATTCTAGCATGAAACCGGGTGATTTCATATTACTGGATCAATTTCTGGATTTTACGAAGCAAACTCTGACGTTTCATGATGAAGAGGTTGCACACATTGAAATGACAAATCCCTATTGTCCGGGGCTTAGGAAAATCATCCTGCAAGCATCAAAAGCACTGGAAATGAGCTTGCATGAAAAAGGAACCTATGTCTGCGTCGAAGGTCCGCGATTTGAAACTAGTGCGGAGATACAGATGTTTGCACTTCTTGGAGGGGATGTGGTGGGAATGACAGTCGCCAAAGAGTGCATCTTGGCTAGGGAAGTTGGAATCTGTTACGCTGCCATAGCACTGGTTGCAAACCCGGCAGCAGGCATCTCATATGAAGAGCCTGGAATTCGCCAGATAATCTCTTTTATGGAGTCTAAACAGGAACGTCTCAGCAAACTTCTCAGGAAGACCCTTTCGATTTTACCGGAAGAGAGAAGTTGTGAATGTGGGGATAAGCCTGATAGGGCATCTATATGTTGA